TTATACCCATGATCCACCGACTTGAAAATGATATCTATGTGCGTAATCCTTTGAAAAATAATATCAAAAAGCAATATACGACCATGTTTACTTTAACACAATTCGCTTCAGCCGTTTTTGAAAAGAAATATGGACTATTTTTAAATGAGGATGAAGTATCATTTTTGACGATCCATTTTCAAGTGGCTTTCGAAAAAATCCAATCGACAAAACATGTATTGATTGTCTGTGGGAACGGGTTAGCAACATCCGAATTGATTTTTAATCGAATCAAGCAAAATTTACCAGCAAGCGTAGTAGTAGAAATCGCAACAGAGAAGCAAGTGATGGAAAATCCAATCGACGATATCGATTTGATCATTTCAGCTATTCCGCTTGAACAGACATCGCTTCCTATCATTCATGTATCAGCGTTGCCGACAGCCGATGAAGTAGCAATGATCGCTACTTATTTATCTAATATGAGTGAGCATGAAAAGACCTTGATGTACTCCAAAAAGAAAAATTCAGTTTCTGTGGATGCGTTTATCCAAGAAGAATTGATCTTCTTGAACATGACACTTAAAAAGAAAGAAGAAATCTTGGATCATTTGATTGAGCAGTATGAGAAGTTAGGTTTTGTTGAAAAGGGATTTAAGGAATCGATTTTTCAACGAGAAGCTCTCGGTGATACCAGTATTATCAGTGGAGCAGCGATTCCTCATGGTGCCCCAGAAACGGTAAAGGAAACCAGATTGTCTTTTATGACGACGAAGAATCCAGTGCGATGGGGCGCAAATGATGTGCGTTTGATCATTACCATAGCTATTGCAGAAAAAGATTTGGCGATTGCCAAAGATTTAGTATCAGTTTTATACGACATTATTGATTCTGCAGAAAACGTGCAGGAAATAATCAAAAGTCAGAGTGCGGCAGAACTTATGGCTTATGTAAAGAGGAGGACAGCAGAGGATGTATTTTGATAGCGAAATTGCTGAATTTCAAGTTGAAGCAATAGATAAAATAGATGTGTTTAAACGATTGACTCAACAGTTAGCAGCACAGGATTTTATTACTGACGATTTTTTGAAACATGTTATAGAAAGAGAAGAAAAATTTCCGACAGGTTTACCTGTCAACCAGATTGGCGTAGCGATTCCTCATACAGACAGTGAATATGTCAAACGTTCACAGATTGCTTTTATGTCATTGAAAAGACCCATTACTTTTTTTGAAATGGGCACAAGCGATAAGCCTGTTGATGTTCAAATGATTTTTATGCTGGCTTTAAAAGAACCGCATGAACAATTGGAGATGCTGCAAAAATTGATCAGTATGATCCAACAAGAAGATATCATGGAGCAGCTGTGTCAGTGCCGCACGAAGACTGAATTTATTCGAATTATTCATCAAGTTGGATTGTCATAAAGAAATGGGGGAAAAAACATGTTAGATGCATTACAGTGGTTTGTTGACTTAGGTGCAATTGTTGTGTTGCCGATCTTGATCTTTGTTTTTGGTATTATCCTTGGAACCAAACCGGCTAAAGCTTTTACTTCAGCACTAACGGTAGGGGTTGGTTTTGTTGGACTTAATCTAGTGATCGATCTATTGAGCTCAAGCTTAGGGCCCGCAGCCCAAGCGATGGTGGAACGTTTTGGGTTGAATTTGACGACCATTGATGTGGGATGGCCTGCAGCAGCAGCCATTTCTTACGGAACTGTTTTAGGAAGTTTAGCAATTCCTATTGGTGTATTACTAAATGTACTCTTGATTATTTTAGGTCTAACAAAAACATTAGATGTTGATATTTGGAACTTTTGGCATGCGGCGTTTATTGCATCACTTGTCTATGCGCTGACTGGTAATTTTGCAATCGGTGTTGCTGCAACCGTTATTTATATGATGATGATTTTGCTATTTGGAGATATTTTAGGACCGATCGTCAAGAAGTTTTATGGATTTCCCAATATCACGTTTCCTCATGGGACAGCAGCTCCGGGATTTATCTTCGCATTACCGATGAATTGGCTATTTGATCGAATTCCAGGTATCAAGAACTGGAAAGCAGACCCTGAAACCATTCAAAAGCGTTTTGGTATTTTCGGTGATTCTACAGTTATGGGCTTTTTGATCGGTTTAGTAATTGGAGTGTTTGCTGGCTACGATGTAGCAGGCATCGGACAGTTAGCGGTTAAAACAGGAGCTGTCATGATATTGATGCCGAGAATGGTGGCCTTGTTGATGGAAGGATTGACCCCCATTTCAGAAGCTGCCAATGAGTTTGTTAAAAAACGTTTTCCAGGAAGAGAGTTATATATTGGGATGGATGCGGCACTATCCGTAGGACATCCAGCCGTGCTGTCTTCTTCTTTACTACTAGTGCCGATCACTATTTTACTAGCAGTCGTTCTTCCAGGAAACACAACTTTACCATTCGGAGATCTTGCAACGATTCCATTTTTAGTTTGCTTGATGGCAGCTGTTTTTGGCGGAAATATTGTTCGAACAGTCATTGCAGGTTCTATTTATATGGTCAGTATTTTGTATATTACTTCATGGGTCGCACCGCTTGTAACAATGTCTGCTAAAGCAGCAAATTTTGATTTACAAGGAAATTCAAGTATTACGGCTCTTGCTGAAGGAGGTTTATGGACTACATGGATTTATGTTGGCTTAACAAAAGTATTAAGTTGGGGTGGTTTGGCGATCATCGGGGCTGTGGTTTTAGCAGGCTTGATCTACGTAAATAAAATTCTCCCTAAAAAAAATAAAGTGACAGAATAGAAAGGAAGAAAATCTCATGAAAAAAATGTTGATCATGTGTGGTACAGGCGTTGCAACTTCAACGATCGTAACGAATAAGGTGAAAGAATGGTTGAAAGGTAAAGGCTATGAAAATGATGTTCACTTATACCAATCAAAAGTTGCTGATGAAATGAATCGAATCGATGATTACGATATCATCGTCAGTACAACAGTTGTTCCAGACCGAATCAAAGATAAAGTCATTATGGGCTTACCACTATTAACAGGTATCGGAACAGAAGAAATGTATCAAGAAATCGAAGCAAAACTCAATGAATAGGAGGACTTCCCTTGTTAGTTACGTCAAAAGAATTATTTAAACAAGCACAAGAAAATCATTACGCTATTCCAGCTGCTAATTTCTTTGATTTGGATTCTGCTCGGGCTTATACATCCGTCGCAAATCAAATGAACAAACCATTGATTTTAGCGTTTGCTCAAGCTCATTTAGAGATGATGTCTTTGGAAGAAGCAGCGCTGATCGGTAAATATTTAGCTGAAAAAGTTGCAGTACCAGTCGTTTTACATTTAGATCATGGCCAAGATGAGAAGATCATAAAGCAAGCAATTGAGCTAGGGTTCTCTTCTGTCATGATCGATGCTTCACAAGATTCCTTTGAAGAAAATGTTCGGCGAACAAAAGCAATTGTTGAGTACGCTCATGCAAGAGAAGTCGTGGTTGAAGCAGAAATTGGGTTTGTCGGTTCAGGTGTAAATTATGAAAATCATGATCAAAGTGATTCGATCTACACAGAAGTCGCGGATGCGGTTGCGTTTGTAAATCAGACACAAGTCGATTCTTTAGCTGTATCGATCGGTACCGCTCATGGTTTTTATAAAGGAACACCTAAAATCAGTTTTGAACGCTTGGCGGAATTGAAAGCGGCAATACCAACACCGCTTGTCTTACATGGTGGTTCTTCATCTGGGGATGCCAATTTGAAACGCTGTGCCACTGAAGGAATCGCCAAGATCAATATTTTCACTGATTTTATCACAGCGGCGATGAAGGAAATCGAAGGAGTAAAACCTACAGATTATTTTGAGCTGAAAAAATTAGCGAATCAAGCGATCGAACAAACGTTGATTCACTATTACGAAGTCTTTGAAACTAAATGAAAGGGGCGTCTTAAGTGGAAAAAAAAACAATCAATACACCGTTTTTCTGTGTAAATCCCAAAGCTTATTTATATGGAGATGAAGCATTAGAACTAGCTAAAACAGCAGATGCATTAGCCGAAAAATATGCAATCGATATCTTTTTCACCGTTCAATATGCAGATGCTTTTCGGATCGCTCAGGAAACGAATCATCTGATCATCACTGTTCAGCATATGGATAGTCTGAATATAGGACCAGGGATGGGGTATATTTTACCAGAAGGACTTGTGGCAGCAGGTGTTCAAGCAACGTTTTTAAATCACGCCGAACATCCTGTTGGTGTAAATGATCTAGTCAAAATGATGAAACGTGCAGAAGAGTTAGGCATTCTCGTCATTGCCTGCGCAGATTCGATCGCTGAAGCACAAGCGATCGCTACGTTGGCGCCAGATATCATGGTTTGTGAGCCGACAGAATTGATCGGAACTGGTAAAACAAGTGATGCCTCTTATATGAGAGAAACAAATGAAGCAGTCAAAAGTGTTTCACCAAATACTTTGGTCCTGCAAGCAGCAGGAATCAGTTCAGCGCAAGATGTACGTCTGGCGATCGAGTCAGGTGCAGATGGAACGGGCGGAACAAGTGGAATCGTGTGTGCGGCAGATCCTATGCAAACATTGACAGAGATGGTTGAGACGGTCGCAGCAGTTCGCAGTGAACAAAGGGAGCTAGCAAATGAAAACATATACTAAAGATTTAGTGTTGACCTCTAATGGGCAGCGTGTAAGTTACCACAATATTACAGAACAGGTGAAAGCAGCAGTAACAGAGAGTGACCTGAAGAATGGGCTATGTGTCGTTCAATCACCTCATACGACCTGTTCAGTGATCTTTGAAGAATATGTCCATGATACGGATTTTAATGGAGACGAATTTCTCCAAGTAGATCTAAATCGTATTTTGGATAAAATAATCCCAAGGGAACTATCAGAAGAAACAAATTATCGTTACCCAGGCCCAAAACATCTTGAGTTTTTAATGAGTTTGGATGATCCAAATTATCCATGTGATCCGGGAACGATTTTAAATGGAGATGCACACATTCGCGCTTCATTATTTGGTGCAAGTGAGACATTTATCATTAGAGAAAAACAGCTGCAGATCGGGTCCGTTGGCTATATTTATTTCATCGACTTTGATCAAAATCGTCAGCGAAATCGAAAATGTCAATTAATGATCATGGGTGAATGATAAAAAAGAATCATTACTTACTAGTTATTTCTAGTGTAGTAATGATTTTTTATTGGATCGATTTACAAATTTTTCAAAGCAACGAAAAAGAACGGCAAGTACAAAAATAGTAGATTTAATCGCTGCCAGAGTCCACGATAAGGGATATTCAGTGTATTTAGCCCAGGCAATTTTGGGGCAGCATACAGAAGCAATAAACACAATGAAAGGATAAAAATTAGCGTAAATGTTCGAACCACAAAAGAATTATTTTCCATCTTATAAAGCAAGATCAGCAAAAAAGTCGCTGCCAACAATGCTGTAAAACCGGCACCAGAAGCATAGTCATGGACTAAGGATTCCATGCCAGCTTCCAATGGATTGGTTGAGCGATCTAAAATTCCAGTTGTGATACAGTCCCCAATTGCAAAAGTTGCCATCATAACTCCAAGCCATTTTGCTAGAACTGGAGAGGTTTGACTAAAACGCAGGTAAAAACTGGGAATAGTAAGTAGAAATAGACTACCATCGATCAACTGCCAAAACTTAAACAAATGACGTACAGGACTACCTTCTTCACCAAAATCACTGATCAACATAGTAATAGAATCATAATTAGGATAATGGCCAGCAAGAAAAAAAGGAACACTTAATTCAGCGATAACAACTATGACCAGCAAATAAAATCCAGATTTTTTCAATAAGTTCATAAAAAGACCTTCTCTATATAAGTTAGCTGTGCTATAGTCCATTGTAGCGGAAAAAGCTTGATCTGAACAAAAATTACACTTACAATGATCTTTTGCATATAATTAAAAAGATGATTAAACAAAAAGAATGAGGTTCTCATGACAAAAAATAATTTTACTGACTATCCTTTAGGAGAAGAAATAATCAAAGCAGTCACTGATTTAGGCTATAAATATCCAACGATCGTTCAGCAATTGGTGATTCCAAAAGTTTTTGCTGGAAAAGATATGCTTGTTCAGTCGCAGACTGGTAGTGGGAAAACTGCTAGTTTTGGCATTCCCTTATGTGAAAAAGTTGAATGGCCTGAAAATAAACCGCAGGTACTGATTCTTGAACCAACGAGAGAGTTAGCCCAACAAGTCCAAGAAGATTTGATCAATATTGGCAGATACAAACGAGTTAAAACAACAGCAGTATACGGGAAAGCGTCATTTATCAAGCAAAAGTCAGAACTTAAACAAAAAAGTCATATCGTGGTCGGAACACCAGGACGTGTATTTGATCATATTTTGAAAGGTACGTTGTTCCTTGAGAAGATTCGCTATGTAGTGATCGATGAAGCGGATGAAATGCTGAATATGGGGTTTATCGATCAAGTCAAGGAGATCATTCAAGCCTTGCCGCCGCAAAGGCAAACACTGCTTTTTTCTGCAACAATGCCTGAAAAGGTCGTAGAATTGAGCCGAAGCTATTTATCAGAACCGGAAAGGATAAAAGTCGAGGCAACTGAAAGGACCATTCCCAAAATCCAACATGCATTTTTACCAGTTGCTGATGAGGAAAAATTTGCTGCACTAGAAGCACTGACAGTTGTTGAAAATCCTGACTCATGTATCATTTTTTGTAATACGCAAGAAAAAGTAGATAATACTTACGATCATCTCGTCGATGCTGGCTACCCGGTTGGTAAAATTCATGGAGGAATGATTCAAGAAGATCGTTTTGAAGTCATGGATGCCTTTAGAAATAAACGTTTTCGTTACTTGGTTGCAACAGATGTTGCAGCAAGAGGGATCGATATAGAAAATATCACTCATGTGATCAATATGGATGCTCCTTATGAAAAAGAAAATTATATTCATCGGGTAGGGAGAACGGGACGAGCAGGTAAAGAGGGTTTTGCACTAACATTTTTCACAGCAAAAGATCAAGAACTAAAAAAAGAGATAGAAGCATACGGCGATCTTAAAATGAATCAGATCAGTTTACCAAATGCGAAACAAGTCACTCGAAGTCGAGTGGCATTTGAGAAAAAAATCACTACTAAACAAGTTCAGCAAGCGCCAAAAGGAAAAGCCTTAGAGCAAGATATCATGAAGCTCTATTTTAATGGTGGGAAGAAGAAGAAATTACGAGCATTGGACTTTGTTGGAACACTTACTTCGATTGATGGAATCACTGCTGAAGATATTGGCATCATCACAATTCAAGAGAATGTGACGTATATTGATATTTTAAATGGCAAAGGAACGCTGGTCCTTCAAGCAATGAAGGATCGAACGATCAAAGGCAAACAGCTTAAAGTTCACAAAGCACGAAAGAAATAATTAGAAAAAAACGAGCGATTTTGAACGTGGATGTTCAGATCGCTTTTTTCTTTAAACATGAAATTTTTTTAAGAATTCTTCTCAAGTATGAAATTTTGTTGATTTTGTTTCGCTAAGGTTGATTTTTCTAGGCAAAGTCAACTGTAAGTATCTTGTAGGTTGATTTTGTTTCTTTTATAATACGGATAGGAGGTGGAGAAATGGATGAACTTAATTTAGCGTCAGTGATCGTTTCAAAAAGACGTGAAAAAGGAATCACTCAAGAGCATCTAGCTGAATATATCGGAGTCACTAAAGCTTCTGTTTCGAAATGGGAGAATGGGTTAAGTTATCCTGACATCGTTCTTCTACCACGATTAGCGTCATATTTTGATTTAACGATCGATGCTCTGCTTGGTTTTACAGCCCAGTTAGATGAAAGACAGATTCAAGCAGTCTATCAGGAATTGGCGTTGGATTTTTTTGAAAAAGACTTTGAAGAAGTCATCAATAAAAGTCAAACATTCGTAAAAAAATATTATTCATGTTATCCGTTACTATTGAAAATGGTCCTACTGTATATCAATCATGTGTCACTAGCTAGGGATGAACAGCAAATGAATGCATTGATGACTGAGGCATTAGCATTATGTACGCGGATCCGCGAAAATAGCAAAAATATTGAACAGCTAAAAGAGGCAACTAGCTATCAAGCAATGTGTTACCTGATTTTAAAAAAAGGAGAAGCTGTATTGACATTGATCGGTGAAACCGTAAGCGATGAGAATGCAGATGGTCTATTGATCGCTCAAGCGTTTCAACTTCTAGGAAATGTCGAAAAGGCCCAAGAAACCCTTCAAATCGAGGCTTATCAAAAATTGACTGCTTTTTATAATTGCTTACTTCATTTAATCCAAAGCAATCTAGGGAATTTCGCTGAAGCAGAAACAGCATATCTTAGAGCAGAAGCGCTGAGCAGATTATTTAATATGAGAACATTGAGCCCGAATAGCGCTGCAGGACTGTATGCTTTAGGTGCACAGATGTATCAGCTAGCAGATTTATCTGAAAAAGCGCTGGAATTATTAGAGAAGTATGTTGACGTTTGTGTGGACGGCTTCTTTCCTATTGATTTCCATGGAGATGCTTTCTTTGATAAAGTTGAGGATTGGTTAGAGCATAAAAAATTTGTGCCCAGAAATGAAAAAGTCGTCAAGGAAAGTATGATCAGAGATGTTTTACAAAATCCTATATTTGAACCGCTGCGTCAACGAACTGAATTTATTAAAATGAATGAAAAGATAACCAATTATCTAGGAGGAAATTAAAATGGAAAATTTACATGACTATTTACCGATATTGATCCCGTTGATCGTGCTTCAGCTGGGATTAATGATCGCTGCGCTGGTTCATATTTTTCGTCACAAATCGTATCGGATGGGCAATCGGATACTTTGGGGCATCATAAGCATTTTTATCAGCATTATTGGTCCAGTATTATATTTCACCTTAGGAAGAAGTGAAGAGTAGTGGAGACATTAGCAATTAAAGGCTTATCGAAAAGCTTCAATGGAAATAAAGTAATCGATGACATCTCTTTTACGCTTTCTGAAGGAGAGATTTTAGGCTTTATTGGCGCTAATGGTGCTGGTAAAACAACAACGATGAAAATGATCTTAGGCTTGTTGCCGGCAGATAGTGGTGAAATCTATGTGTGTGGTGAGAAAGTGTCATTTGGGCAAACCAAAACAAATCGTCATATCGGCTATCTGCCTGATGTACCAGAATTTTACGGTTACATGCGTCCAAAAGAATACTTACGGTTATGCGGTGAAATTGTCGGACTGGATTCAACAATGTTAGATGAACGTATTGGAACATTACTGACATTAGTCGGGCTTTCAAAAAACAATAAAATCAGTGGGTTTTCCCGCGGGATGAAACAACGTCTAGGCATTGCACAAGCGCTTTTGAATGAACCTAAGTTATTGATTCTTGATGAACCTACCTCCGCGCTTGATCCTATTGGCAGAAAAGAAATATTAGATTTGCTTAACCAAGTCAAAGGAAAAACAACAGTCATTTTTTCTACTCATGTTCTTTCTGATGTAGAGCGTATTTGCGATAAAGTAGCGATTCTCGATCAAGGAAAAATCGCTTTGCAGGGAAGTTTAGATGAGTTGCGTGACCAGCGTAGTTCACATTCTCTTTTGATTGAATTTTCATCATTAGAAAATAGGGATCGGCTTTTAGCGCTAACTGAATTATCGAAAGAAGACATTATCATAAAAGACCTTGTGATAACAATAAAGGTTGAACATCTTGAAAAGACACAACGTATGCTTTTAGATTTATTGTCTGAGCATGGTATTTTACCTCGTAAGCTTGAGGTATTGGAGCCAACTTTAGAAAGTTTATATATGGAGGTGGTCAAATGAGAGCCTTCATTGCTTTCACAAAAAAAGAGCTGGTCGAAAGTTTGCGAACGTATCGTTTTCCAGTACTTATCACTGTCTTTCTATTATTTGGGATGATGAGTCCGTTGTTTGCAAAACTGCTGCCAGAGATATTGAAAAGTTTAGGCGACGGGGGAGAAGGTGTTGTGATCAAAATGCCCGAACCAACGGCGATGGATTCATGGATG
This sequence is a window from Enterococcus wangshanyuanii. Protein-coding genes within it:
- a CDS encoding PLDc N-terminal domain-containing protein, with product MENLHDYLPILIPLIVLQLGLMIAALVHIFRHKSYRMGNRILWGIISIFISIIGPVLYFTLGRSEE
- a CDS encoding class II fructose-bisphosphate aldolase; translated protein: MLVTSKELFKQAQENHYAIPAANFFDLDSARAYTSVANQMNKPLILAFAQAHLEMMSLEEAALIGKYLAEKVAVPVVLHLDHGQDEKIIKQAIELGFSSVMIDASQDSFEENVRRTKAIVEYAHAREVVVEAEIGFVGSGVNYENHDQSDSIYTEVADAVAFVNQTQVDSLAVSIGTAHGFYKGTPKISFERLAELKAAIPTPLVLHGGSSSGDANLKRCATEGIAKINIFTDFITAAMKEIEGVKPTDYFELKKLANQAIEQTLIHYYEVFETK
- a CDS encoding PTS sugar transporter subunit IIA, with translation MYFDSEIAEFQVEAIDKIDVFKRLTQQLAAQDFITDDFLKHVIEREEKFPTGLPVNQIGVAIPHTDSEYVKRSQIAFMSLKRPITFFEMGTSDKPVDVQMIFMLALKEPHEQLEMLQKLISMIQQEDIMEQLCQCRTKTEFIRIIHQVGLS
- a CDS encoding triose-phosphate isomerase → MEKKTINTPFFCVNPKAYLYGDEALELAKTADALAEKYAIDIFFTVQYADAFRIAQETNHLIITVQHMDSLNIGPGMGYILPEGLVAAGVQATFLNHAEHPVGVNDLVKMMKRAEELGILVIACADSIAEAQAIATLAPDIMVCEPTELIGTGKTSDASYMRETNEAVKSVSPNTLVLQAAGISSAQDVRLAIESGADGTGGTSGIVCAADPMQTLTEMVETVAAVRSEQRELANENIY
- a CDS encoding helix-turn-helix domain-containing protein — its product is MDELNLASVIVSKRREKGITQEHLAEYIGVTKASVSKWENGLSYPDIVLLPRLASYFDLTIDALLGFTAQLDERQIQAVYQELALDFFEKDFEEVINKSQTFVKKYYSCYPLLLKMVLLYINHVSLARDEQQMNALMTEALALCTRIRENSKNIEQLKEATSYQAMCYLILKKGEAVLTLIGETVSDENADGLLIAQAFQLLGNVEKAQETLQIEAYQKLTAFYNCLLHLIQSNLGNFAEAETAYLRAEALSRLFNMRTLSPNSAAGLYALGAQMYQLADLSEKALELLEKYVDVCVDGFFPIDFHGDAFFDKVEDWLEHKKFVPRNEKVVKESMIRDVLQNPIFEPLRQRTEFIKMNEKITNYLGGN
- a CDS encoding ABC transporter ATP-binding protein, whose product is METLAIKGLSKSFNGNKVIDDISFTLSEGEILGFIGANGAGKTTTMKMILGLLPADSGEIYVCGEKVSFGQTKTNRHIGYLPDVPEFYGYMRPKEYLRLCGEIVGLDSTMLDERIGTLLTLVGLSKNNKISGFSRGMKQRLGIAQALLNEPKLLILDEPTSALDPIGRKEILDLLNQVKGKTTVIFSTHVLSDVERICDKVAILDQGKIALQGSLDELRDQRSSHSLLIEFSSLENRDRLLALTELSKEDIIIKDLVITIKVEHLEKTQRMLLDLLSEHGILPRKLEVLEPTLESLYMEVVK
- a CDS encoding YjbQ family protein — protein: MKTYTKDLVLTSNGQRVSYHNITEQVKAAVTESDLKNGLCVVQSPHTTCSVIFEEYVHDTDFNGDEFLQVDLNRILDKIIPRELSEETNYRYPGPKHLEFLMSLDDPNYPCDPGTILNGDAHIRASLFGASETFIIREKQLQIGSVGYIYFIDFDQNRQRNRKCQLMIMGE
- a CDS encoding PTS galactitol transporter subunit IIC; the encoded protein is MLDALQWFVDLGAIVVLPILIFVFGIILGTKPAKAFTSALTVGVGFVGLNLVIDLLSSSLGPAAQAMVERFGLNLTTIDVGWPAAAAISYGTVLGSLAIPIGVLLNVLLIILGLTKTLDVDIWNFWHAAFIASLVYALTGNFAIGVAATVIYMMMILLFGDILGPIVKKFYGFPNITFPHGTAAPGFIFALPMNWLFDRIPGIKNWKADPETIQKRFGIFGDSTVMGFLIGLVIGVFAGYDVAGIGQLAVKTGAVMILMPRMVALLMEGLTPISEAANEFVKKRFPGRELYIGMDAALSVGHPAVLSSSLLLVPITILLAVVLPGNTTLPFGDLATIPFLVCLMAAVFGGNIVRTVIAGSIYMVSILYITSWVAPLVTMSAKAANFDLQGNSSITALAEGGLWTTWIYVGLTKVLSWGGLAIIGAVVLAGLIYVNKILPKKNKVTE
- a CDS encoding DEAD/DEAH box helicase, which translates into the protein MTKNNFTDYPLGEEIIKAVTDLGYKYPTIVQQLVIPKVFAGKDMLVQSQTGSGKTASFGIPLCEKVEWPENKPQVLILEPTRELAQQVQEDLINIGRYKRVKTTAVYGKASFIKQKSELKQKSHIVVGTPGRVFDHILKGTLFLEKIRYVVIDEADEMLNMGFIDQVKEIIQALPPQRQTLLFSATMPEKVVELSRSYLSEPERIKVEATERTIPKIQHAFLPVADEEKFAALEALTVVENPDSCIIFCNTQEKVDNTYDHLVDAGYPVGKIHGGMIQEDRFEVMDAFRNKRFRYLVATDVAARGIDIENITHVINMDAPYEKENYIHRVGRTGRAGKEGFALTFFTAKDQELKKEIEAYGDLKMNQISLPNAKQVTRSRVAFEKKITTKQVQQAPKGKALEQDIMKLYFNGGKKKKLRALDFVGTLTSIDGITAEDIGIITIQENVTYIDILNGKGTLVLQAMKDRTIKGKQLKVHKARKK
- a CDS encoding DUF998 domain-containing protein; its protein translation is MNLLKKSGFYLLVIVVIAELSVPFFLAGHYPNYDSITMLISDFGEEGSPVRHLFKFWQLIDGSLFLLTIPSFYLRFSQTSPVLAKWLGVMMATFAIGDCITTGILDRSTNPLEAGMESLVHDYASGAGFTALLAATFLLILLYKMENNSFVVRTFTLIFILSLCLLLLYAAPKLPGLNTLNIPYRGLWQRLNLLFLYLPFFFVALKNL
- a CDS encoding PTS sugar transporter subunit IIB, with amino-acid sequence MKKMLIMCGTGVATSTIVTNKVKEWLKGKGYENDVHLYQSKVADEMNRIDDYDIIVSTTVVPDRIKDKVIMGLPLLTGIGTEEMYQEIEAKLNE